One Actinomycetospora corticicola genomic window, GGTCCTCTCGGTGCCCACGACGGCGGGTCCGGTGCGGCTGCGGGTGGCGTCGGTGACCTTCGCGGGCGGGTCGCTGCTGCGTCCGGGGCGGGTCCGCGACGTGCGGGTGGAGGCGACCGACGTCGAGTGGTCGGGCCTGCGGGTGCCGCGGGCGCAGGTGCACGTGGACAGCGTGGACGTGCGGCTCTCGGGGGCGGTCGAGCCCGCCGGGGTGACCGTGTCCGGGACCGTCCCGCTCGCGACCGTGCAGGCCCTGCTCGACCGCACGGACGGGACGCGGGTGCTGCTCGGGCTCGCCGACGGCGTGCCGGTGCTGCGGTGGTCGCGTGCGCCGCGGGCGGTGGGCGTCGAGGTGCGGCCGGAGATCGGTGCGGCCGGGCTCGTGCTCCGGGCGGTCGCGCTGCGGTCCCGACGGCGACGCTGGCGGCTGCCGGCCCGGCTGCCGCCACTGCCCGGCAGCGGGATCGCGCTGCCGGGCGGGTTCCGGCTCGAGGACGTGGCCCCGTACGACGACGGGGTGGCGGTGCGCCTGCACCGCCCCTGACGTCAGGCGGGCAGCACGGCCGGGCTCGACCGGCGGGCGGCGCGCGGCGCGGGGATGACGATCTCCGGGCCGGAGGCGGCCGCGACGAGCGCCTCCCGACGACGGGCCCGGCTGATCGCGCCGGCCCGGTCGGCCTCGGCGCGCAGTGCGGCGCGGGCCTGGTCGTCGAGGGTGCCGCGGCGGGCCATCGCCACGAACGGCGCGGCGAGCCAGGCCGCCGCGGTGGCCCCGACGGCGGCAGCAGCGGTGATCATCATGGTGTCCCCCGACATCGACGTGACGCCCCGTGCGGAGCGTGCTGCCTGCGCTGTCGTCCTCCGGCGTCCGGCCGTTAACCAGATCACCCGATCGGACGAGGAACCGTCACCCGAGTCGCGCTGCGGTGATGAACCCGACGACGAGGGCGGCGCTCAGGAACAGCACCACCACGGTGACCCCGACCACCTGACCCGCCGTCGTGGACCCCGCTCCGAGGCGGCCCCCGCGCAGCGCCGGCGGCAGGCCCGGGGCGACGACCGCGCCCAGGAGACCGCCGACGGCGCCCCACGCGAGGCCGAGCACCACGCCGGTGGCGAGGTCGAGGTGCAGGCCGAAGGGCCCCACGACGGCGGAGGTGGCCGGGACCGCGGCCGCCAGCAGGACCGCCAGGGCGGGACCGAGCGCCCAGCCGCGGCGTGCCGCGGCGTCGGGATCGGGCGCGTGCAGTGCGGCGACCATGCCGCCGAGGACGCACACCACCCCGGCGACCAGCGGCGCGAGCCACCACGACGGACCCTCGCCCAGCAGGCGCACCAGCCCGAGCTCGCCGTCGCCGAACGGGGTGCGCGGGGTCAGGGGGACGCCGAGCCCGACGGCGAACGCCACGAGCAGGGCGGACGGGGCGAACACGACGACGAGCAGGACGGCGGCGACCGGAGAGGTGCCGGAGAACGCCTCGCCGGCGGTCGCCGCGGACGGCACGGGTGCCCCGGACCGGGCCAGTGCCCCGGCCACCACCAGCGCGAGGCCGACGAGCCAGCAGGCGCCGAGGATCGCGCCGAGCCCGGCGACGGGACCGGCGAGCAGGTCGCGGACGGGGCGCAGTGCGGCCGGCAGCGCGTCGGGGCGGCGCCACGCGACCGCGAGCACCAGCGCCCCGCCGAACCAGGCCGCCCCGCCCAGCAGCGTCGGCGCGATCGCGACGGTCAGCCTGCCGTCACCGGGCGCCGCCCGCCCGAGCAGTGCGACCGCCGCGAGCCCGCCGAGGAACAGGACGAGCGCCCGCACCGCCTGGACCGGCACCTCCGGCCCCGGGCGGGACCGGCCGACCACGAGCCCGGCGCCCGCGAGGACGGCCGCCCCGGTGACGAGCAGCGGGGTGGCCGCGACGGTGACCCCGAGCCCGAGCGGCGCGACCGTGATCCCCACCGACCCGCTCACGCCGAGCGCCACCGCGACCGGCAGGAGCAGCAGCGGGGAACCGCCCGCCGCGTCCGCGCCGAGCGTCACGGCGAGGACGGCGCCGGGCAGTGCGAGGACCACGAGGACGACGAGGGCCGCGAGCGCGGCGTGCGCCCAGTCGGCGACGGACCCGACGGAGCCGACGCGCACCGACGGCCGGGCCACCGACGCCGGCCCGCGCGGGACCCCGGCACCCGGGGTGTCGTGCAGCGGGACCCGGACCCGCCCGGAGTGCGGCGTCGATGGACCCGGGCGCCGGGCCGGCTCGATCGTCGGCCAGGCCGCGGGTCGTCCCTCGCCCTCCGGACGCCGGGGACGGGGCACCGCGCGCGGGGGCGTCGACGGGGCGGCGGCGCGGTCCGGCGCGGCCGGCAGGGGGCCGGAGCCGGGCGTCGAGGCCGGAGCCGACGCGGACCTGGGGCCGGAGCCGGGCGCCGAGGCGGGCAGCGGGCCGGACCGGGGAGCCGAGGCGGGCAGCGGGCCCGATCGGGGTCCGGGGGAGGGCAGCGGCCCGGAGCGGGGCCCGACGGTGGGGATGAGTTCGGAGCCCGGCTCGTCCTCGGCGGCCGCGGCGGCGGGCCGGGCGGCCGCCGTGGCGCGCGCCGGTGTCGGCCGGGCGGCCTCCTGCGGGGCCTGCCGTGGCGCCGGGACGTCGACCGCCCCGCACGAGCGGCAGAACGCCCAGTCGTCCGTCCGCGGCGCTCCACACCGTGAGCACGACCCAGCCACCGCACACCCCCGTCGACGTCCGCCCCCCGACGGCGCGGACCGGAGTGATCACACGTGGTCGGCGCGCCGGGGTCGAGGGACACGAACGGGGGGCCTCGGCGGGCGGTACGGCCGGACGAGTGATCCACCGGGGTGTCGGCGGGCGCGCCCGGGTCGGTGGCCCCACCGACGCGTTCCGTCCGACGGACCCGGTCACCGACTCCGGAGGCACCCGGACCGCCTGCGGTATATCGTTAGCCTCAGCAACCAAGACGTGGAGGCTGAGTCATGACGGCGACCATGGACACCGGGGCGGCAGGGACGACGGGGGCCGGGGACCCGCACTACCCGATGGTGCGGCAGTGCCCGTTCGACCCGCCGCAGGAGCTGGCGACGATCCAGGCGCAGGAGCCGATCCGCCGCGTGACGCTGTGGGACGGCAGCCACCCGTGGCTGGTCACCCGCCACGCCGACGTGCGCGCCGTGCTCGCCGACCAGCGCTTCTCCGCCGACAACCTGACGCCGGGCTACCCGGCCACCTCACCGAGCATCACGGCGCGACGGAAGAACGTCCCGAGCTTCATCGCGATGGACGACCCGCAGCACGCGTTCTTCCGCAAGATGCTGATCAGCGAGTTCAGCGTGAAGGCGATCCGCGCGCTCCGTCCGATGATCACCGAGACCGTCGACGGCCTGCTCGACGCGATGGCCGAGCAGGAGCAGCCGGTCGACCTCGTGCAGGCTTTCGCGCTGCCGCTGCCCAGCCTCGTCATCTGCCGGATGCTCGGCGTGCCCTACGCCGACCACGCCTTCTTCCAGGCGCGCTCGCACACGCTGGTGGACACGCGGTCGAGCGTCGAGGACTCGGTCGCCGCGTCGAACGAGCTGGTGGAGTACCTCGAGGGCCTGGTCGCCGAGCGCGAGGCCTCCGGGTCGGAGGACGACATGCTGGGGCGGCTCGCCGTGCGCCACGTGCGCACCGGGGAGATCACCCGCGAGCAGGCCGCCTCGATGGGGCTGCTCCTGCTCGTCGCCGGCCACGAGACGACCGCGAACATGATCGCGCTCGGCACCCTCCTGCTGCTGCAGGACCCGGAGCAGGCCGCGAAGGTGCGCGCGGGCGAGTCCGTCGAGGGCGCGGTGGAGGAGCTGCTGCGGCTGCTCACCGTCACCCACCTCGGACGACGGCGGGTCGCGACCGAGGACGTCGAGCTCGGGGGCGTCGCGATCCGCGCGGGGGAGGGGGTCGTCGCGGCTGGCGAGATCGCCAACCGCGACCCCGAGGTGTTCACCGACCCCGACGCCCTCGACGTCGACCGCACCCCGAACCACCACGTCGCCTTCGGCCACGGCGTGCACCAGTGCCTGGGTCAGCAGCTCGCCCGCGTGGAGCTGCAGATCGCCTACCCGGCCCTGCTGGCCCGCTTCCCGGGGCTGCGGGTGGACACGCCGCTCGACGACATCGCGTTCCGCGACGCGATGGTCGTCTACGGCGTGCATGCGCTTCCCGTCACGTGGTGAGTCCCTCACCGGTTCTTTCCGGGTAGCGAGGAGAATGCATTCCCGACGGCGGGTACGACCCGTCGTCGGGAATTGTCCGGAATGAGTGGGTCTGGGGTCGATGACGGCGAAGGTGCGGCTGCTGGCCGTGACGGTGATTGCCGGGATTCTCGTGGCGGGATTGGCGTTCCCGCTGGTGGGAGGCCTGGGGTTGCTGTCCAGCGAGGCGATCGTGGGGGCGCAGGACACCGCGCCGGGTGTGA contains:
- a CDS encoding cytochrome P450, with translation MTATMDTGAAGTTGAGDPHYPMVRQCPFDPPQELATIQAQEPIRRVTLWDGSHPWLVTRHADVRAVLADQRFSADNLTPGYPATSPSITARRKNVPSFIAMDDPQHAFFRKMLISEFSVKAIRALRPMITETVDGLLDAMAEQEQPVDLVQAFALPLPSLVICRMLGVPYADHAFFQARSHTLVDTRSSVEDSVAASNELVEYLEGLVAEREASGSEDDMLGRLAVRHVRTGEITREQAASMGLLLLVAGHETTANMIALGTLLLLQDPEQAAKVRAGESVEGAVEELLRLLTVTHLGRRRVATEDVELGGVAIRAGEGVVAAGEIANRDPEVFTDPDALDVDRTPNHHVAFGHGVHQCLGQQLARVELQIAYPALLARFPGLRVDTPLDDIAFRDAMVVYGVHALPVTW
- a CDS encoding LmeA family phospholipid-binding protein, giving the protein MGLADAWFALLRAAVAVGARDRVLSVPTTAGPVRLRVASVTFAGGSLLRPGRVRDVRVEATDVEWSGLRVPRAQVHVDSVDVRLSGAVEPAGVTVSGTVPLATVQALLDRTDGTRVLLGLADGVPVLRWSRAPRAVGVEVRPEIGAAGLVLRAVALRSRRRRWRLPARLPPLPGSGIALPGGFRLEDVAPYDDGVAVRLHRP